The DNA region TCAGCTGAGAGACAGCCTGTCCAATGGAACAAAACATAGTTCTCCTTTTTCTTTACTCTGAGAGGAAGTCCGATTGTGTTGCAATGTGTGTCTGTCCTTTGTTCAGTACATCCTCATTTTGTTCAATTCAAAGAAAAGTGTGTATCCCCCGATGAATATTCATTAAGCATACCGTATATGTTGGTATCACCATGATTGTACAACCAGTTTGGcctttttgtgctatattgtacTAGTCCAGACTGAATATTATCAACATACTTGTTGTCATACAatgatttttcttctaaaattaaaaaaatgcaacgCTGTTCTGATAAATTGTCTATACTTTGGTTTATTCTATTCAAGTAAAGCTCATTAAATGTGTTGAAAACTAATCTTTTTGAAGACAGACCTTTGGTAATGTCCTAACTATGTCACAAAACCAAGTTCCTGTTTGTGATGACCTTTTAGCATCTGGTTCCATTTTGTGTGTTCCTCAAACTGAAGCgtaacataaaaaacaaataaacattacATGTATTGTAACGTTTCAGTTTTAAGCACAGAGCAAACGTGACTTGTGTCATGCTTCTCTGGTCATGAGTCTTATATCAAGAGGAACCTGGGTTTCAACTCATGTCAGTCAGGTTAAATTAAATAACCTAATTTGACAGTGGAAATGAATGTTGTTATCCATGTCGTGCTCCAGAGTTGTTGAATTAAGATCGAATTAAGACATCTTCCAATGTTATCCAGTTTCCTAATCGTTGTCACCTCTTCTTACAGGTTACACCATGGGAGGGAAACTGAGCAAGAAGAAGAAGGGTTATGACGTGAGCGACCCCAAAGAGAAGAAGGATGATGCTGCGGCAACAACTGCAACTGAGGAATCCGGCAATGTGGAGGATGCGGCACCGCCGGCAGAAGCTCAGGTGACAACAGAATCGGGAAACGTAGAAGAAGAGGCCGTGGGCTCAGCTGTGGCAGCAGTAACTGAAGCAGAGAAAGCTCCAGAAGAGCCTACATCTGCACCGCCTGAAGAACAAGCAGAAGCTGTTGCAGTACAAGTCACAGAAGAATCAGTCCAAGAAGAATCAGCCTCAGTCAAGGCAGAATCAGCTCCAGTTCCTGAAGAACCAGTCGCAGTCAAGGCAGAATCAGCTCCAGTTCCTGAAGAACCAGTCGCAGTCAAGGCAGAAACAGCTCCAGTTGTTGAAGAAACAGTCGCAGTCAAGGAAGAAGCCGCTTTGGTACCGGAAGAGTCAGTAACTGTCAAAGAAGAAGTAGGTCCAGTACTAGAAGAACCAGTGGCAGTCAAAGATGAGGCAGCTCCAGTACCAGAAGAACAACCTTCGGTCAAAGAAGAAGCTGCTTCTGTATCTGACGAACCAGTCACAGTCAAAGAAGCAATAGCAACAGAAGAAGAGGTTACAACCGCATCAACAGAAGTGGCACTAGAAGCGCCAGGGGAAGCGGCTTCTATACCGGAGGAACCAATAGCAGTCCCAGAGGAAGAAGCACCAATAGTCTGTTGCTCCGCTGTACCAACTGAGGCGGAACCAGAGTCTGCAGCTTCTAGAGCAGAAGAACCTGTCAAAGAACCAGAGGTTATTCCTGCCAGTCCAGAGGAGGCCCCCAAAGAGCCAGAACCTAGTCCAGTGACTGTTACTGAGCCAGAGGTCGTTGAACCAGTCGCTGAGCCAGTTCCAGAGCAAGATAAAATCCTTGCGTCTGAACCGGAGCCGGTCACAGAGTCTGAGCCAGAACCAGAACCAGAAAATAAGGTTGACGCAGATGAACCTGAGGATCAAGGTCAAGAAGATGAGCCTGAACCAACGGTAACCATGGATGGACTTGAGATTGTGGATGCCGAGGAGGTCCAAAACGAACAGCTGCCTTCAGAGGAGGAATCAGCTGCAGGGGGAGATTCTTGCACTGAAGTTGAACCAGAAGTAGCACCACCCGATGTGGTTGCGGAGGTTTCCGTGACAGAGGTGCCTTGCCCAGAGAGTGCGGTCAAAACACCAATGGAAAATGGTAATATTGAGGATGTGGTGGAAGTGGCCTCTCTCCCAGTTGTGAACGGAGAGTGTGCACACCCAGAAGGATGCGTTAATGGTATCGAAAAGTCAGTGGAGTCGCCTGTCAAGAAGCCCGGCGACTTTGAACTGAAAATGGACGTTAACCTGAGCGGGGACGTCCCAGAAGCCCCAGAGGACGTCGCCGCCACGGTGGAGTCTCTCAGCACCGAGGTCACCCAGGAAGTGTGATGAAGCCACCGTACTTTTTCAAACTAATGTGAATTTTGACAAATCTCCCAGAGATGCCAGAGAGTCATCAACGTATCGTTAAAAACAACGAGGCTTTCGCGGTAACTCGGGCAATTATGTATTTTGCTTTGAGTCGCCGAAGCGTGATCACGTGACGATTGAGAAAAGCAAAGGTAGATAGCGAGTAAGACGGGAGTGCTGGGGACAGACCTGCAATTTGAGGGGTGAGTGCCGACCACAACACCGCACGGCTGAGTAAAACCATACCGGACAGgcataaatatgttattaatgAATGAAATGATTAACTCTGTCTTTGTTTGTGAGCCCAATTAATACGACTTTCATATATTGTTTCTATTACGATGTGCAGAGGCGTACTTGTTTTTGGCCCTTTATAACAACTGTTGAATTCAAAGTGATTGTTTCTTGAAGAGAGAATAAAAAAAGATTGTTATAGCCCAAAGTGATCTTCTCGTCTTTCCCTGCATTCTCTCTGCATCCAACCCGATTAACCGGATCCGACGCAGGTGTGTTCATTGAGATGGAAAACAAAATAGCGCGGTGAAATAAAGTACTCGCTGACACCGACAAGCCAACATGAGCTGCGATACGGGTCAGGAGTCTGGCTGATTATTCACATGCAGGGAGCAACGTCCTACCAGTGACCGCTCACACTGCAAATATTTTGCTTCATGCAATATGAAAACAATGAAAATCGACCAgggttttcacaataaaatactgcaATCCAAATGtacgacaaaacccaaaaccggtgaagttggcaccttgtgtaaatggtaaataaaaacagaatacaatgatttgcaaatccttttcaacttatattcaattgaatagactgcaaagacaagatatttaatgttccaactgagaaacttaatttgtttttgcgaataattattaacttagcatTTAATGGCAGCttacaagttggcacaggggcatttgtaccactgtgttacatggcctttccttctgttggcattttgtgttggttcgatttattttttgttgtatcatgactaggaaaggttgtttgcattgggtcatttaAGTAGTGCTGCGTTTGGTTTTGTTGAAAGCATGATAAGTGGTAAAAAAATAGATGGATGCAATCTCAATATTATTTTActtctgttggcattttgtgttggttcgattttgttttttttgcaccattactaggaaaggttgtttgcattgggtcatgataagtggtagaaaatggatggatggatgaaatcttaatattattttacttctgttggcattttgtgttggttcgattttgttttgtttgcaccATTACTAGGAaaagttgtttgcattgggtcatgataagtggtagaaaatgaattgatGGATGAAATCTCAATATTGTTTTACTTCTGTTGGCATTTTATGTTGGTTCAATTTCGTTTTTttcgcaccatgactaggaaagattgtttgcattgggtcatacaagtagtGCTGCGCTTGGTTTTGTTCAAAGCATGatacgtggtagaaaatggatgtatggatgaaaTCTCAATACTATTTTActtctgttggcattttgtgttggttcgatttttattttttattgtttgcaCAATGActagttgtttgcattgggtcatgacaagtggtagaaaatggacggatggatgaaaTCTCAATATTATTTTACTTCTGTTGGCATTTGTGTTGGTTCAATTGTGTGTTTttcgcaccatgactaggaaaggttgtttgcattgggtcatataagtagtgCTGCGCTTGGTTTCATTCAAAGCatgataagtggtagaaaatggatggatggatgaaatctcAACATTGTTTTActtctgttggcattttgtgttggttcgattttgtttgttttgcaccatgactaggaaaggttgtttgcattgggtcatgacaagtggtagaaaatggatggatggatgaaatcttaatattattttacttctgttggcattttgtgttggttcaattttgtttttttcgcacaatgactaggaaaggttgtttgcattaggtcATATAAGTAGTGCTGCGCTTGGTTTCGTTCAAAGCatgataagtggtagaaaatggatgaaataaatctcaatattagttttacttctgttggcattttgtgttggttcaattttgttttgtttgcaccattactaggaaaggttgtttgcattgggtcatgataagtggtagaaaatggatggatggataaattctCAATATTATTGTActtctgttggcattttgtgttggttcgatTTTGTTTTTttcgcaccatgactaggaaaggttgtttgcattgggtcatatatgtACTGCTGTGCTTAGTTTCGTTCAAAGCATgataagtggtaaaaaaaaaaaaaatgaatgaaatctcaatattattttacttctgttggcattttgtgttggttcaattttgttttgtttgcaccattactaggaaaggttgtttgcattgggtcatgataagtggtagaaaatggatggatggataaaatctcAATATTATTTTACTTCTGTTATCATTTTATGTTGGTTCAATTTCGTTTTTttcgcaccatgactaggaaaggttgtttgcattgggtcatacaagtagtGCTGCGCTTGGTTTCGTTTAAAGCATGATAagtggtagagaatggatggatggatgaaatctcAATATTATTTTACTTCTGTTGGCATTTGGTGTTGGTtcgattttgtcttttttttgcacCATTACTAGAaaaggttgtttgtattgggtcatataagtagtgCTGCGCTTGGTTTCGTTCAAAGCatgataagtggtagaaaatggatgggtggatgaaatctcaatattgttttacttctgttggcattttgtgttggttcaattttgttttgtttgcaccattactaggaaaggttgtttgcattgggtcatgataagtggtagacaatggatggatagataaaatatcattattattttacttcttttggcattttgtgttggttcgattttgtctttttttgcaccatgactaggaaaggttgtttgcattgggtcatataagtagtgCTGTGCTTTGATgagtggtagaaaaatggatggatggataaattctCAATATTATTTAActtctgttggcattttgtgttggttgaatttagtttttttcgcaccatgactaggaaaggttgtttgcattgggtcatataaatactggttgtactggtggcaccacatgatttttgccaaactccaccccacccaagaggacatctccaaccccatttaattgttgtgctgaatatttagggatctttaaCAACTAGTCCTATTAAGAATCCTGCTGTGCTTGGTTTCGTTCAAAGCATgataagtggtaaaaaaaaatggatgaatgaaatcTCAAAATTATTTTActtctgttggcattttgtgttggttcaattttattttgtttgcaccattactaggaaaggttgtttgcattgggtcatgataagtggtagaaaatggatggacggataaaatctcaatattattttacttctgttatcattttgtgttggttcgattttgcctttttttgcaccatgactaggaaaggttgtttgcattgggtcatgacaagtggtagaaaatggatggatggataacatctcaatattattttacttctgttatcattttgtgttggtttgattttgcctttttttgcaccatgactaggaaaggttgtttgcattgggtcatgacaagtggtagaaaatggatggatggataaaatctcaatattattttacttctgttatcattttgtgttggtttgattttgcctttttttgcaccatgactaggaaaggttgtttgcattgggtcatgacaagtggtagaaaatggatggatggataaaatctcAATATTAATTTACTTCTGTTAtcattttgtgttggtttgattttgcctttttttgcaccatgactaggaaaggttgtttgcattgggtcatgacaagtggtagaaaatggatggatggataaaatctcAATATTAATTTActtctgttggcattttgtgttggtttgatTGAGATTTTTTGTACTATGACTAGGTAAGGttttttgcattgggtcatataagtagtgTTGCGCTttgataagtggtagaaaatagatggatggatgaaatatttttttacttctgttgccattttgtgttggttcgatttagttttttttgcaccatgattaggaaaggttgtttgcattgggtcatataagttgtGCTGTGCTTGCTTTCGTTCAAAGCATGATAAGtgataaaaaatggatggatgaaatctcCCCGCGACCAGATTCTTTattaaactcatgacgtctcaCGGACCAAATTGGACAGTCTTCTGTCAAAAAAAGTACCGAATTTGATATCCATCCTTACTAGTATCATGCAATTGTTTCCCCCGCCCCCCCAATATAAGTGAAACAAGTGTATTGCAGTCCAATTGTTTGCTTATAGTGAGGACGCCATGTTGGTGCTGGCAGCTCACATCTCCACTGGCAGAGATTTAAAGGAGCAAGAATCCTTGCCGGAGAAAATGGAGGGGGGGTTGCTTCAATGATGAAAGGGAGCGCTCTGATTCCTCACACCCTGAAGTCCCTTCCTGACTAAAAAAGGCATTAGAAAGTTCCGAGCTCTTCATTACACGTTCAGAATGCCGCCACGCCCGCCGCTCACACCGTCGTCACAAGTCCAAGGGTCGCGTTCTGTCACGTCCGTGCAAAAAGCCGGCGAAACGAAATTGGTCTTGTGCGTACGGCGAGCGGGTGAGGGGCGGTCGGTCACCCGAGCTTGAACAAACTACCGCGCCGTGGCGGGTTAGCGCGCGGAGGGTGATAGCGATCGCGGAAAAAAACCTCCCCGTGGCTTCTTTCCGGGCCCGTCGACATACCAGCTCTCTCCTGttcttaaaaaaatatgcatattTATGAAAGGAATGTTGTGGAGAGGGCTTGCGAGGAGGGGGAGGCGGGGGTTGAACTTGCTGACTTGTTTTTCCGACTCTCGGTGACTAACAAGTACACGCAATATTCTGATTAAGGCCTGCAGTCGGTTCACAAATAATTCATACTTAAGATTAGGGAGGTTAAGTTTGTgctgatacaactttttttttttttaaacgcctaATACAGTATCGATATTGGAGCttagagtattggccgataccgataaataTACTTGTGATCATTCTGTAGGGTGGGATGTTAgccaaaaggcttgatcaagtaggtatgaaaaacaccaaCCTAATGGCAGATTTATGCATTTGAAGTGTAAGTTAACCtcatgaatgatgcggacacgtttgttactggatactttctaatacttgGTATGTGTGAGTAATATGCAGCTATGGTTGtttgatacttgttcatattgacaaatgttgtgcaatattgttcaattaaagacactttctagcttgtgtgctattgtgtgcttagctgttgtgtagctgcttgtcCATATACTAGcccatagcctaccatgttttacCTTTTGCAATCCTGTGTGctcattggaggacatttagatgttaactggctgtacaGTTTTGCACAAGTGCAAAACGATATAcattttgtatgtaataaaaaaaaaaataagataataattttaatatttaattatgggactgctgcaatgcaagcagaccATATTGTTATTTATATTGTTACGCcatcattttgtgtttttgtctgattataattatgATAAAAAAATACATCATGCAATGATCTGGAACATTTGAAGTATCAGCATTGAAATGACCGATACTGcccatgtaactacttggtatcggatcgatacgcgcatttgtagtatcgccaaaaactaatgtaaagtatccaaacaacagaaaaataagtgattattacattttaataatagtttagatggaacatgttacaacagaaagtaacagtATATTTgcaagtagataataataataataatgataataataaaaatggattaacaatagttttgagaaaagagcagctaaattaattaatattgtttattttaaaacaatttttaatacttttaaatatttattacatataCTTTATATTATATTTCAACCAGATGagacaattcctgaaggaattgcatgtgaatactccaat from Nerophis lumbriciformis linkage group LG15, RoL_Nlum_v2.1, whole genome shotgun sequence includes:
- the LOC133615886 gene encoding uncharacterized protein, translating into MGGKLSKKKKGYDVSDPKEKKDDAAATTATEESGNVEDAAPPAEAQVTTESGNVEEEAVGSAVAAVTEAEKAPEEPTSAPPEEQAEAVAVQVTEESVQEESASVKAESAPVPEEPVAVKAESAPVPEEPVAVKAETAPVVEETVAVKEEAALVPEESVTVKEEVGPVLEEPVAVKDEAAPVPEEQPSVKEEAASVSDEPVTVKEAIATEEEVTTASTEVALEAPGEAASIPEEPIAVPEEEAPIVCCSAVPTEAEPESAASRAEEPVKEPEVIPASPEEAPKEPEPSPVTVTEPEVVEPVAEPVPEQDKILASEPEPVTESEPEPEPENKVDADEPEDQGQEDEPEPTVTMDGLEIVDAEEVQNEQLPSEEESAAGGDSCTEVEPEVAPPDVVAEVSVTEVPCPESAVKTPMENGNIEDVVEVASLPVVNGECAHPEGCVNGIEKSVESPVKKPGDFELKMDVNLSGDVPEAPEDVAATVESLSTEVTQEV